Proteins encoded together in one Benincasa hispida cultivar B227 chromosome 1, ASM972705v1, whole genome shotgun sequence window:
- the LOC120069106 gene encoding S-protein homolog 6-like has translation MKILISILMLIFFPFFSVFVSLLPAEQLFGIEYEVRVINGFTNNSSLPLVIWCASKDSDIGGRALQEHDDFSWPVKTNFWITTTSQFSCTVKLDRTRKSFDAFKVPRDIYRCSALRKCSWLVMEDGFYFSDDEVNWKKDFSW, from the coding sequence ATGAAGATTCTCATTAGCATTCTGATGCTCATTTTCTTCCCGTTCTTCTCTGTTTTCGTGTCATTGTTACCTGCAGAGCAACTGTTTGGCATAGAATACGAAGTCCGAGTAATCAATGGCTTCACAAACAACTCCTCACTGCCTCTGGTGATATGGTGTGCGTCCAAAGACAGTGATATCGGTGGGCGTGCGCTCCAGGAGCATGATGATTTCAGTTGGCCCGTCAAGACCAACTTCTGGATTACTACAACCTCTCAATTCTCATGCACTGTCAAATTGGACCGTACAAGGAAGAGTTTTGATGCATTCAAGGTACCAAGAGATATCTATCGCTGTAGTGCTCTCAGGAAATGCTCTTGGTTGGTTATGGAAGATGGGTTTTATTTCAGTGACGACGAAGTAAACTGGAAGAAGGATTTCTCGTGGTAA